From one Rhodamnia argentea isolate NSW1041297 chromosome 1, ASM2092103v1, whole genome shotgun sequence genomic stretch:
- the LOC115738889 gene encoding serine/threonine protein phosphatase 2A 57 kDa regulatory subunit B' theta isoform-like has protein sequence MFKQFLSKLPRKSSKSADSRDNGGSSNPYANASINSRSGELGSAKSGALNPVSSSAPNHGSDKGSNHGTKTSRNSNVQLNGYSVSSAYEALPGFKDVPSSEKQHLFIRKLNLSCIIFDFTDPTKNLREKEIKRQTLLELVDYVTAVNGKFTETVMQEATKMVSLNLFRALTPQLRENKTIEAFDLEEEEPLMDPAWPHLQLVYEFFFRFVASSETDAKSAKRYIDHSFILKLLDLFDSEDPREREYLKTILHRIYGKFMVHRPFIRKVINNIFYCFIFETEKHNGIAELLEILGSIINGFALPLKEEHKLFLVRALIPLHKPKCLAMYHQQLSYCITQFVEKDSKLADTVIRGLLKYWPVTNSSKEVMFLSELEEVLEATQPPEFQRCMVPLFRQIARCLSSSHFQVAERALFFWNNDHIENLIKQNRSVILPIIFPALEKNARDHWNQAVHSLTLNVRKLFYDLDPELFKECLTKFQEDEAKEDDIKARRETTWKRLEEAAAKKASSNEAVLVLAKTLSRMTSG, from the exons ATGTTCAAACAGTTTCTCAGCAAGCTTCCACGTAAATCATCGAAGTCAGCCGACAGTCGTGATAATGGTGGGAGCTCTAATCCATATGCCAACGCTTCGATCAACTCGAGAAGTGGTGAGCTTGGAAGTGCCAAGTCTGGGGCCCTGAACCCGGTGTCAAGTTCCGCTCCTAACCATGGTTCAGATAAGGGGTCGAATCATGGCACCAAGACTTCACGGAACTCAAATGTCCAGCTTAATGGGTATTCAGTGTCTTCTGCTTATGAAGCATTGCCTGGATTCAAAGATGTACCGAGTTCTGAGAAGCAGCACTTATTCATAAGGAAGCTGAACCTGAGTTGCATCATATTTGATTTCACTGACCCAACAAAGAACCTTAGAGAGAAGGAAATCAAGCGGCAGACATTATTAGAGCTGGTAGACTATGTAACTGCTGTTAATGGGAAGTTCACTGAAACAGTAATGCAGGAAGCCACAAAGATGGTATCCTTGAATTTATTCAGGGCACTAACTCCTCAACTGCGTGAGAACAAAACAATAGAAGCCTTTGATCTGGAGGAAGAGGAACCTTTGATGGATCCTGCATGGCCCCACTTGCAGCTTGTTTATGAATTCTTCTTCAGGTTCGTTGCATCATCAGAGACGGACGCTAAATCGGCCAAAAGATACATTGATCACTCTTTTATTCTTAAATTGTTAGACTTGTTTGACTCAGAAGATCCCAGAGAAAGGGAATACTTAAAAACTATTTTGCACCGTATCTATGGGAAATTTATGGTTCATCGCCCATTCATCAGGAAAGTCATCAACAACATATTTTACTGTTTTATTTTCGAAACTGAGAAGCATAATGGCATTGCTGAACTTCTGGAGATTCTCGGTAGCATTATTAATGGGTTTGCTCTGCCATTGAAAGAAGAACATAAACTTTTCCTTGTGAGAGCACTGATTCCCCTGCACAAGCCAAAGTGCTTGGCTATGTATCATCAACAGTTATCCTACTGCATCACTCAGTTTGTGGAGAAGGATAGCAAACTTGCTGATACAGTCATCAGGGGTCTTCTTAAGTACTGGCCGGTTACGAATAGTTCAAAAGAAGTGATGTTCTTAAGTGAGTTGGAGGAAGTTCTAGAAGCAACTCAGCCGCCCGAGTTTCAACGTTGTATGGTGCCCTTGTTCCGACAAATTGCTCGTTGTCTGAGCAGTTCACATTTTCAG GTGGCTGAACGAGCACTTTTTTTCTGGAACAATGACCATATCGAGAATTTAATCAAGCAAAATCGCAGTGTGATACTGCCTATCATCTTCCCTGCCCTTGAGAAAAATGCCAGGGACCACTGGAACCAGGCTGTTCACAGCTTGACCCTGAACGTCCGTAAACTATTTTATGATCTTGACCCCGAACTGTTCAAAGAATGCCTGACCAAGTTCCAGGAGGATGAGGCAAAGGAAGATGACATCAAAGCGAGACGCGAGACCACGTGGAAACGCTTGGAAGAAGCCGCCGCGAAGAAAGCTTCGAGCAACGAGGCTGTGCTTGTACTTGCCAAAACATTGTCTCGAATGACTTCAGGTTAG
- the LOC115738890 gene encoding BAHD acyltransferase At5g47980-like, with translation MEMKVEIISKETIKPSSPTSAHLRRFAISVFDQFAASVYIPLVLFYADAPRAGPEIHETLGRMKSALSETLARFYPLAGRIADNVRVDCTDEGADYFEAQVTGIGVREILQSPDPDALKLLLPVDIDSPESFHGRLVSVQSSFFVGGGVAVGVCVSHKVADTSTLSSFLHSWAAAACGGGSVAELPAPDLSTASTLFPPSEALSSLRPGKMLKQKCQSRRYGFRPAEIAALRARAASSIAAQPTRVEAMSALIWKCAMEAAASSGRSLLAQTVNIRKRMEPPLAPSSVGCLISYFTAKLDENDEHQEKDLLPMLVAKMREGMDDFLGNYAKRLGGSEGFSTLCELNERAGELMRTYGPSFYSVTSWCRFGLYDIDFGWGRPDWTSICSSEFKNALVLMDARDGEGAEAWVMLGEAEMAAFEKDRDLLRYATPNPSAWTGPCQP, from the coding sequence ATGGAGATGAAGGTGGAGATCATCTCCAAAGAGACGATCAAACCGTCCTCTCCGACCTCGGCCCATCTCCGGCGCTTCGCTATCTCTGTCTTCGACCAGTTCGCGGCTTCTGTTTACATCCCGCTGGTCCTCTTCTATGCCGACGCTCCTCGAGCTGGACCCGAGATCCATGAAACACTGGGGCGGATGAAGTCGGCGTTGTCGGAAACCCTAGCTCGTTTCTACCCTCTTGCAGGTAGGATCGCTGACAACGTACGCGTCGACTGCACAGACGAAGGCGCGGACTATTTCGAGGCTCAGGTGACGGGGATCGGCGTTCGGGAGATCCTGCAGTCGCCAGACCCGGACGCGCTGAAGCTGCTCCTTCCCGTGGACATCGACTCGCCCGAATCGTTCCACGGTCGTTTGGTGTCTGTCCAGTCGAGCTTCTTTGTTGGCGGAGGAGTGGCGGTTGGGGTTTGCGTGTCGCACAAGGTCGCGGACACGTCTACTCTGAGCTCGTTCCTCCATAGTTGGGCGGCTGCGGCTTGTGGCGGAGGCTCAGTGGCCGAGCTGCCGGCACCAGATTTAAGTACCGCCTCGACTCTCTTCCCTCCTTCCGAGGCTCTGAGCAGCCTCCGCCCAGGGAAGATGCTGAAGCAGAAGTGCCAGTCGAGGAGATACGGCTTTCGGCCAGCGGAGATTGCGGCTCTCCGAGCTAGAGCAGCGAGCTCGATCGCCGCTCAGCCCACTCGAGTGGAAGCCATGTCAGCCCTCATATGGAAATGCGCGATGGAAGCTGCTGCGTCCTCCGGCCGCTCTCTTCTCGCGCAAACCGTGAACATCCGAAAGAGAATGGAGCCGCCGCTTGCTCCGAGCTCCGTCGGATGCTTGATCAGCTACTTCACAGCAAAATTAGATGAAAACGACGAGCACCAAGAGAAAGATCTCCTTCCAATGCTAGTGGCCAAAATGAGGGAAGGAATGGACGATTTCCTCGGAAATTACGCGAAAAGACTCGGCGGGTCGGAGGGCTTTTCAACGTTGTGCGAATTGAATGAAAGAGCGGGAGAGTTGATGAGGACGTACGGGCCGAGCTTCTACTCGGTCACGAGCTGGTGCCGGTTCGGATTATACGACATCGATTTCGGGTGGGGAAGGCCGGATTGGACGAGCATATGCAGCTCGGAGTTCAAGAATGCGCTGGTGCTGATGGACGCGAGGGACGGCGAGGGAGCGGAGGCGTGGGTGATGCTGGGCGAGGCTGAGATGGCGGCGTTCGAGAAGGATCGGGATCTGTTGCGATACGCCACTCCCAATCCGAGCGCCTGGACCGGCCCGTGTCAGCCATGA
- the LOC115738815 gene encoding BAHD acyltransferase At5g47980-like: MTIEVDIVKRETIKPSSPTPPELRHFKLSLFDQFYPIFYTPLILFYAGSDPSEAAQEKSRRLTTSLPEVLTRFYPFAGRIVDNLSLGCVDQGAEYLEAVVNCDLSRVLKEPDTAVLRTFLPATADIERADATTMPLVLVQANFFECGGSAIGLCVMHKVADAEALCTFVNAWAGTATGAITEAMIPEFRTASMFPPLDSLANSFPSIVPAKEKCVRRRFLLESSKVAALRKRIEGPGGPASTAVEAVSALLWKCSATASRKKKANLNKMETPRTTMLSQTVNLRRRMEPQLPSNLAGNLAGYFLTRADEREMEMRVLAVRLREALEGYCESHVKRLQGDGACAAICEETKEFGELLGKSLVMDEMDFYSCTSWCRFPFYEADFGWGRPVWACQESADCPNFFMLMDARDSGGIEVCLTLREEDMALFEQDPDLLEFASLNPTIRG; this comes from the coding sequence ATGACGATTGAGGTCGACATTGTAAAGAGAGAGACCATCAAACCCTCGTCTCCAACGCCCCCCGAGCTCAGACACTTCAAGCTCTCTCTTTTTGATCAGTTCTATCCCATCTTTTACACGCCCCTCATTCTCTTCTACGCCGGCAGCGACCCCAGCGAAGCTGCCCAGGAGAAGTCGCGGCGGTTGACGACGTCGTTGCCAGAGGTCCTCACTCGCTTCTACCCGTTCGCGGGACGGATCGTGGACAACTTGTCGCTGGGATGTGTCGACCAAGGCGCTGAGTACTTGGAGGCAGTGGTAAATTGCGATCTCTCTCGAGTCCTCAAAGAACCTGACACGGCAGTCCTCAGGACGTTTCTCCCTGCCACAGCAGACATCGAACGCGCCGATGCCACGACGATGCCGTTAGTCCTCGTGCAGGCCAACTTCTTCGAGTGCGGCGGATCGGCAATCGGCCTTTGCGTCATGCACAAGGTGGCTGACGCAGAGGCACTGTGCACCTTTGTGAACGCTTGGGCTGGCACGGCCACTGGGGCCATCACTGAGGCCATGATTCCGGAGTTCCGCACGGCAAGCATGTTCCCGCCTCTGGATTCTCTTGCCAACTCCTTTCCCTCCATCGTGCCAGCAAAGGAGAAGTGCGTCCGGAGAAGGTTCCTCCTAGAATCCTCAAAAGTCGCCGCTCTTAGGAAGAGAATCGAAGGGCCCGGAGGGCCGGCGTCGACAGCGGTCGAAGCTGTGTCGGCGCTGCTCTGGAAGTGCTCGGCCACAGCATCGAGAAAGAAGAAGGCGAATCTCAACAAGATGGAGACTCCGAGGACGACCATGCTGTCGCAGACGGTGAACTTGCGGAGACGGATGGAGCCGCAGCTGCCCAGCAACCTGGCGGGGAACTTGGCAGGGTACTTCCTGACCCGAGCGGACGAGAGGGAGATGGAGATGCGCGTTCTGGCGGTTCGGCTTAGGGAGGCGCTGGAGGGCTACTGCGAAAGCCATGTGAAGAGGCTTCAAGGGGACGGCGCATGCGCGGCCATATGCGAAGAAACTAAAGAGTTTGGCGAGTTGCTGGGGAAGAGCCTGGTTATGGATGAGATGGACTTCTACAGCTGCACTAGCTGGTGTAGATTCCCTTTCTACGAAGCTGATTTCGGTTGGGGGAGGCCGGTCTGGGCTTGCCAGGAGAGTGCGGACTGCCCCAACTTTTTTATGTTGATGGACGCCAGGGACAGCGGTGGGATTGAAGTTTGCTTGACTTTGCGGGAAGAGGACATGGCCTTGTTTGAGCAGGACCCGGATCTCCTTGAGTTTGCTTCCCTGAATCCTACCATTCGCGGGTGA